A window from Actinomycetospora corticicola encodes these proteins:
- a CDS encoding SRPBCC family protein: protein MSTRQVSRDIVIDASPSEVFDLLADPRRHGEFDGSGTVRSAIKGPDRLSLGSSFGMSMKLGVPYTINNTVVEFEQDRRIAWRHLGHHRWRYELTPVDGGTQVTETFDWSDSRAPAVLELLRYPATNTRAIEKTLPRLKAVVEGRS, encoded by the coding sequence GTGAGCACCCGCCAGGTCAGCCGCGACATCGTCATCGACGCCTCGCCGTCGGAGGTCTTCGACCTCCTCGCCGACCCGCGGCGCCACGGTGAGTTCGACGGCTCCGGCACCGTCCGCTCCGCCATCAAGGGTCCCGACCGGCTCTCCCTCGGCTCGTCGTTCGGGATGAGCATGAAGCTCGGCGTCCCCTACACGATCAACAACACGGTGGTGGAGTTCGAGCAGGACCGGCGCATCGCCTGGCGTCACCTCGGCCACCACCGCTGGCGTTACGAGCTCACCCCCGTCGACGGCGGCACCCAGGTGACCGAGACCTTCGACTGGTCGGACTCCCGCGCGCCCGCCGTCCTGGAGCTGCTGCGCTACCCGGCGACCAACACGCGCGCGATCGAGAAGACGCTGCCCCGCCTCAAGGCCGTCGTGGAAGGGCGTTCCTGA
- a CDS encoding alpha/beta fold hydrolase, protein MPFAPLGALDLYHEEHGSGGVPLLLVPGGHHTIDLTFSSVLAPLSSRRRVVAVEQQGHGRTADVDRTPTLDALAGDLLGLLDHLGLEQVDVCGFSLGALTGLLLAIRHPERVRRLVFASGFVRAGGYHPDITDPDRWATSTRMPTEEDFAAMRREHERLAPDGAADLDDVMAKLGPVVMTSAGWTDEELRRVTAPTLVMIGDHDFVTVSHAELTRDLLPDATLAVVPRSTHTRLMHRTEIVLPLIEDHLAG, encoded by the coding sequence ATGCCCTTCGCGCCGCTGGGAGCGCTCGACCTGTACCACGAGGAGCACGGCTCCGGCGGCGTCCCGCTGCTGCTGGTGCCCGGCGGGCACCACACGATCGACCTCACGTTCTCCTCGGTGCTGGCTCCGCTCTCGTCCCGACGCCGGGTGGTGGCGGTCGAGCAGCAGGGTCACGGCCGCACGGCCGACGTCGACCGCACCCCGACGCTCGACGCGCTCGCCGGCGACCTGCTCGGGCTGCTCGACCACCTCGGCCTCGAGCAGGTCGACGTGTGCGGCTTCTCCCTCGGCGCGCTCACGGGGCTGCTGCTCGCGATCCGGCACCCGGAGCGGGTTCGACGGCTCGTGTTCGCGTCCGGGTTCGTCCGCGCCGGCGGCTACCACCCCGACATCACCGACCCCGACCGCTGGGCCACCTCCACCCGCATGCCCACCGAGGAGGACTTCGCGGCGATGCGGCGCGAGCACGAGCGGCTGGCGCCCGACGGGGCCGCGGACCTCGACGACGTCATGGCGAAGCTCGGACCCGTCGTCATGACCTCCGCCGGATGGACCGACGAGGAGCTGCGCCGGGTCACGGCGCCGACGCTGGTGATGATCGGCGACCACGACTTCGTCACCGTCTCCCACGCCGAGCTCACACGTGACCTGCTGCCGGACGCGACGCTGGCGGTGGTGCCCCGGTCG